TGGCAGACCAGGTCGAAGGCGTCGTACTCCACCCCGAACTCGGCCGCCAGCTCCTCCCAGAACACTCCGCGCCGGTTCAACTCCTCCAGGATCGTTTGCTTGCGGTCGGTCGCGCTCCAGGCGGTGAGAAACGCGCCTAGCGAAGCGTACCCGCTGAGAATCTGCTTGCGGGTGTAATCCTTCAGGGATTCGGTGATCAACCGGCCGTCGGAATCCAGGTATTGCACGCGCTCGGTGGCCACATGCACTTCCACGTCGTCCACGTAATACTTCGTCGGCCGTTCTCTCATCGTCCGGCCGCGTTCCTCGCGCGGAATCACCAATCCCTCCACCACGGCCGCCGGCTCCTCTTCAGGCAAATCCTCCGGCGGTACCGGCGGCTCGCCCTCCTTCGGTTCGTAGATCTGCACCGGGTCGCCGTCGAAAGCCGGGTCCGCGAACAGCGCGGTGGCGCGCTTGAAATCCATGATGGTGAAGAACATCTTCCCGTAATCCTCGCGTACGCGCGTGCCGCGCCCGATGATCTGCTTGAACTCGGTCATCGAGTTGATCCGCTTGTCGAGCACGATCAGTTTGCAGGTTTGCGCGTCCACGCCGGTGGACATCAACTCGGAGGTGACCGCGATCACCGGATAGGTCTTTTCCGGGTCGATGAAGTTATCGAGCTGGGCTTTGCCCTCGGGGTTGTCGCCGGTGATGCGCATCACATAACGCGGGTTGGCGGCCGCCAGGTCCGCGTTGGCGTTCACCAGCTCCTGGCGCAGCCTCTCGGCGTGGTCGATGTTCTCGCAGAAGACGATCGTTTTGGCGAAGCGGTCGGTGGCTTTCAGGAACTCGGTGATCTTGGCGGCCACCGTCTCGGTACGCTTTTTAAGGATCAGCGTGCGGTCGAAGTCGGTCTCGTTGTATTCGCGGTCTTCGACCGGTTGGCCGTAGCGGTCCACTTTGCCGATTTCCGGGCGCCACCCGTCCAGGTCTTTATCGAGCCCGATGCGCACTACTTTGTACGGGGCGAGGAAGCCGTCTTCGATCCCCTGGCGCAGCGAATAGGTGAAGATCGGCTCGCCGAAGTAATCGATGTTCGAGATGTCGCGGGTTTCCTTGGGCGTGGCGGTCAGCCCGATCTGCGTGGCGGAGGAGAAATATTCCAGGATCCGCCGCCAGTTGGCGTCCGCGGCGGCGCTGCCGCGGTGGCATTCGTCCACGATTACCAGATCGAAGAACCCGGGCGAGAAATCCCGGTAGATGTTCTGCTCCTCCTCGGTCCCGGATACCGCCTGATACAGCGCCAGGTAAATCTCGTAGGCTTTATCGGCGTTGCGGTTGGTGATTTTGGTCATCGCCCGGCCGAAGGGTTTGAAGTCGTTGGTCTTGGTCTGATCGGCGAGGATGTTGCGGTCCACCAGGAAGAGGATCCGCTTTTTGGCTTTGGATTTCCACAGCCGCCAGATGATTTGGAAAGCGGCAAGAGTTTTGCCGGTGCCGGTGGCCATCACGATCAGCACGCGCTTTCGGCCCTGGGCGATCGCGTCGACCGCGCGGTTGACGGCCACCTGCTGGTAATAGCGCGGCGATTTGGCCGGGTCCGCGAAATACTCCTGGGCTGCGATGGCCGTCTCGGCGGGGGAATGCCCCTTGGCGGCCTGCCAGCGCGCCCACAGTTCATCGGGCGAAGGAAAGGCGTCGAGCGGGATTTCGCGCTCCACGGGGTCGGATTTTCCGGTGCGGTCGTGTTCAAGAAAAGCGTCGCCATTAGAAGAATAGACAAACGGCACATCGAGCGCCTCGGCGTAGGCGAGCGCCTGCTGCATCCCGTCGCCCAGCGCGCAGGTGTTGTCTTTGGCTTCGATAACCGCGATCGGGATGCTTGGTTTGTAATACAGGACGTAATCGGCCTTTTTGGCCTCGCCGCGCTTCACCGTCCGGC
This sequence is a window from Anaerolineales bacterium. Protein-coding genes within it:
- a CDS encoding DEAD/DEAH box helicase family protein, whose translation is MDKKSLTEADIRTKFITPALTGKWDRMTQLREELQFTKGRIIVRGRTVKRGEAKKADYVLYYKPSIPIAVIEAKDNTCALGDGMQQALAYAEALDVPFVYSSNGDAFLEHDRTGKSDPVEREIPLDAFPSPDELWARWQAAKGHSPAETAIAAQEYFADPAKSPRYYQQVAVNRAVDAIAQGRKRVLIVMATGTGKTLAAFQIIWRLWKSKAKKRILFLVDRNILADQTKTNDFKPFGRAMTKITNRNADKAYEIYLALYQAVSGTEEEQNIYRDFSPGFFDLVIVDECHRGSAAADANWRRILEYFSSATQIGLTATPKETRDISNIDYFGEPIFTYSLRQGIEDGFLAPYKVVRIGLDKDLDGWRPEIGKVDRYGQPVEDREYNETDFDRTLILKKRTETVAAKITEFLKATDRFAKTIVFCENIDHAERLRQELVNANADLAAANPRYVMRITGDNPEGKAQLDNFIDPEKTYPVIAVTSELMSTGVDAQTCKLIVLDKRINSMTEFKQIIGRGTRVREDYGKMFFTIMDFKRATALFADPAFDGDPVQIYEPKEGEPPVPPEDLPEEEPAAVVEGLVIPREERGRTMRERPTKYYVDDVEVHVATERVQYLDSDGRLITESLKDYTRKQILSGYASLGAFLTAWSATDRKQTILEELNRRGVFWEELAAEFGVEYDAFDLVCHVAYDGKPLTRRERAEKVRKRNLFAKYGEQARAVLGALLEKYADTGVADLESPEILNVVPFSRLGTPLEILGWFGGRQKYLAAVRELELQLYPEAA